The Streptomyces sp. CC0208 genome window below encodes:
- a CDS encoding GntR family transcriptional regulator has translation MKQGVQGSAGTGGAERSVDRDAGSVRVPPQLRAADVARVRAEAGSGVRGEHTHSEVPIPRPVVQRASVRGQILDALRTALLAGELRPGEVYSAPALGEQFGVSATPVREAMQQLALEGAVEVVPNRGFRVVERGARELAELAEVRALIEVPVVLRLARSVPVERWAELRPVAEATVRAASSGCRATYAKADRAFHRAVLLLSGNEQLVQISEDLHRRSQWPLVGGAAARGRADLIADAAEHAALLDALIARDLDVVRGLVGGHFAGGAA, from the coding sequence GTGAAGCAGGGTGTGCAGGGCTCCGCCGGGACGGGAGGCGCGGAGCGGTCCGTGGACCGGGACGCGGGGTCGGTTCGGGTGCCGCCGCAGCTGCGGGCCGCCGACGTGGCGCGAGTCCGGGCCGAGGCGGGTTCCGGGGTCCGGGGCGAGCACACCCACAGCGAGGTGCCGATTCCCCGGCCGGTCGTGCAGCGGGCCTCGGTGCGGGGCCAGATCCTCGACGCCCTGCGTACCGCGCTGCTCGCGGGGGAGTTGCGGCCCGGAGAGGTGTACTCGGCGCCCGCGCTGGGAGAACAGTTCGGGGTGTCGGCGACACCCGTGCGGGAGGCCATGCAGCAACTCGCGCTGGAGGGGGCCGTCGAGGTCGTTCCCAACCGCGGGTTCCGGGTGGTCGAGCGGGGCGCCCGCGAGCTGGCCGAACTGGCCGAGGTACGGGCGCTGATCGAGGTGCCGGTGGTGTTGCGGCTGGCACGGAGTGTGCCGGTGGAGCGCTGGGCGGAGTTGCGGCCGGTGGCGGAGGCGACCGTACGAGCCGCGTCCTCGGGGTGCCGGGCCACGTACGCGAAGGCCGACCGGGCGTTTCACCGTGCGGTGCTGCTGCTGTCGGGGAACGAGCAACTGGTGCAGATCTCGGAGGACTTGCACCGGCGGTCGCAGTGGCCGCTGGTGGGCGGGGCCGCGGCGCGAGGACGGGCGGACCTGATCGCGGACGCGGCGGAGCACGCGGCGCTGCTGGACGCGTTGATCGCGCGGGATCTGGATGTGGTGCGGGGGCTGGTGGGCGGGCACTTCGCCGGCGGCGCGGCCTGA
- a CDS encoding (2Fe-2S)-binding protein, protein MLTPLPAPRSAPAVRSAVTAAYARLTEALPVLTVTELPEDTPLPATDGWVTAADLAENATALDAFLAWDDEQVLRDKARKGRPDVIAGFGLHRYAWPACLLFTAPWFLHRRVPRYPVTHVSYDRTRGPMSLAVHPGRFACLPGDPAAALPGAYTVPDEESLRAELRDAVAEHMEPLLAAFGPRMRRRGRALWGMVTDEIVEGIWYVAGLLGEHEKRRAEHALELLLPGTTKPYVGSPAFRALAGPDGGSLLTRDRVSCCMYYTLDPADTCVTCPRTCDTDRIAKLTAAAAS, encoded by the coding sequence ATGCTCACACCGCTGCCCGCCCCCCGTTCGGCCCCTGCCGTCCGGTCGGCCGTCACCGCCGCCTATGCGCGTCTGACCGAGGCCCTGCCGGTCCTCACGGTCACGGAGCTGCCCGAGGACACCCCGCTCCCCGCCACCGACGGCTGGGTCACCGCCGCCGACCTCGCGGAGAACGCGACGGCCCTGGACGCCTTCCTCGCCTGGGACGACGAGCAGGTCCTCAGGGACAAAGCCAGGAAGGGCCGCCCGGACGTGATCGCCGGCTTCGGTCTGCACCGCTACGCCTGGCCGGCCTGTCTCCTCTTCACGGCACCGTGGTTCCTGCACCGCCGGGTCCCCCGCTACCCCGTGACGCACGTCTCCTACGACCGCACCCGGGGCCCGATGTCCCTCGCGGTCCACCCGGGCCGCTTCGCCTGTCTCCCGGGCGACCCGGCGGCGGCACTGCCGGGCGCGTACACGGTCCCCGACGAGGAGTCCCTGCGCGCCGAGCTGCGGGACGCGGTCGCCGAGCACATGGAGCCGCTGCTGGCCGCCTTCGGCCCGCGCATGCGCCGCCGCGGCCGGGCCCTGTGGGGCATGGTGACCGACGAGATCGTCGAGGGGATCTGGTACGTCGCCGGGCTCCTCGGCGAGCACGAGAAGCGCCGGGCCGAGCACGCCCTGGAGCTGCTGCTGCCCGGGACGACGAAGCCGTACGTCGGCTCTCCGGCCTTCCGCGCGCTGGCCGGTCCGGACGGCGGGTCGCTGCTCACCCGGGACCGGGTGAGCTGCTGCATGTACTACACACTGGATCCGGCCGACACCTGCGTCACCTGTCCGCGCACCTGCGACACGGACCGCATCGCCAAGCTCACGGCGGCCGCGGCGAGTTGA